A window of Sphaeramia orbicularis chromosome 8, fSphaOr1.1, whole genome shotgun sequence genomic DNA:
TTGCATAACGTGGTTTGTAAAACTTAAGTTCTGATTCAGCACATTTTGGACTCAAATAAAAGATCAGTTCAACACTTTCACATTCATCATGCTCTACTTCCACCTGCTGGACACTGGACACATTACAACACATCAGGAAACACAAATACCGccacagaagaagagttgaaACAGTCTGGAAACTAgaacaagcaataaaacacaaatcaATTAATGGAGAAATGAAAAGAAcgaacaaaattttaaaaaatgaataaaataaccaataaaatgaaaagaaatgaatgaaataataaaatgaacagatattaacaaaataatcaataaattgaacagatatgaacaaaataataaaatgatccgaaaattacaaaataatcaatgaattgaatcaaaattagcaaaataactaataaaacaaacagaaatgaacaaaataacgaacaatatgaaaagaaatgaacaaaataatctctaaaatgaacagaaatgaacacaatgaaaagaaatgaacaaaataagcaataaaatgaactgaaaattacaaaaaaaatcaataaaatgaaccaaaattagcaaaataatgaataaaacagacagaaattaacaaaataatcaacaaaatgaaaggaaattaacaaaataatgaataaaatgaaccgagaattacaaaataatcattaaaaagaaTGGAAAATtactaaatatttaataaaataatcaaaaataactaaataaccattaaaattaactgaaaattacaaaatagtcaataaaatgaaccaaaactagccaaataattaataaaatgaacagaaattaacaaaaaaaaaatatcagcagAATAAACGGAAAagaaaaaattatcaataaactagaaaaatgtacataattatcAATAGATTACACGAAATAATGAATAAGAAAAACCATCCAAATTCAATGAAATAACAGATGAATTGAATCAAAGTGAAGGTGTAATGTTCAGTTTCAGCTCACATTGAAAATTTCTATTGACTGGACTGAACGATGGTGTCCATAAGTACGTGGACGCTGAACCCACTGGGTCCGAAATCATCCTGTTCCTGCTTTTATCATGTGTTCTTATTTCATGTCCTTGTTTTTCATCTTTAATTCCTTTCATTTTCcggtttattttcattttcatcacctTCGACTTTAACCATTACAAACTTTAGAACGTTTTTCGGTTTTACATCTGGAGTttgtgttcagttactgataaaaACCTGATGATCAGACGGAATATTCAGCCTCAAAACtcagaatataataataaaaaataacaataatataattattattaataataaattataataataatcacattatTTCAATCGTGTCTTTTGTTAAGATGTCAAAACATTGAAGATGCTataagctaagctaacattagcaggCTAATGTTTACAATGACAGTGCAAACATGTGAGTACTTTTAAATGTCACGTATTTGGTTTTACAAACTAAATTAAATATTCAGTTCAATATTAAACTTTAttctgtttcctgtttggtttttttgaccAAACTGAGGCTATGATGTCATCAACTATAAGCTAACGTTAGCGGCTAACCCTCACATTTCCAACCCtaacatggtttgtttgttttttaacacaggTTTTATTTGCGATAAACTGATCATGCGACATAGACATTCATctgtttggtttttgtgtttaatgGAACACAAACATTCTCCTCCTTCATCCATTTAAATTCAAACACTCACATGGTTCAAAACCTTTTAATGtacaaacatttagaaacactttCATTCATCACCAGCCAGGCGTCGCCAGGTCAAACCGGCTCGGTCCAACCCGGGCCCAGGTGAAGGGGCATGGCCCAGGTGAACCCCGCCCCCCCACAGAGGGCGGGGGCGGCAGCCTGCAGATCCCTGGATCCGTGGTCCAGGTTCAGCGTTGCCGTTGGAGCTCGGCTCCTGAAGTCTGGATCAGTTGGCAACGAAGCCAAAGTCGGTGTCGGGATGAGCCGTCCGGGTCGTCCTGGGGTGGAGATAGCAGACcattagaaccattagaaccttTAGAACTGCAACAGTAGACCGTTAGAACCAGAACAACAGACTGTTAGAACGGTTACAACTGGAACAATGGACCGTTACAACCATTAGAACTGGAACAGCAGACCGTTAGAGCCGTTAGAACTGGAACAACGGACCGTTAGAACCGTTAGAACTGGAACAGCGGACCGTTAGAACCGGAACAGTCAACCGTTAGAACCGGAACAGTCGACCGTTAGAGTCAGAACAGCGGACCATTAGAACTGTTACAACCAGAACAGTGGACCGTTGGAACCGTTAGAACCAGAACAGCGGACCGTTAGAAGCATTAGAACCTTTAGAACCAGAACAACAGACTgttagaaccattagaaccagaacaaCAGACTGTTAGAACAGTTAGAACCGGAACAGTGGTCAGTCAGAACCGGAACTGGACTGTTAGAACAGGAACATTGTTACAGTCagtaacagaaccacagtgagtTTCTGTTAAAatcctttctttgtttttcttccgTAAAACTAAACTTTCAGAATTAGAATCTGATTCAGATTGAGTTCAGTTTATTCCAAACTCTGCCTCTGAGCCGCCCTGAAGCTAATGTTAGCAGGTTATAACGCTAAAATGATAAAGTATACACTAGGTACTTTTAGATCCACATGTAAAACCTTCAACTTATATATTAACACAGAGAAGAAAGTAAAAGATTCAACGTATGTCAGATTTAAATGTATATGTTTTCATGCTAATAGCTTTGTGAAGCTACTAGCATGGTGGTACAGTCTGCTAAAGGCTAACCCCAGCTAAAGTCagctaaaatacaaataaattcagTTTTTATCAGCATCAGTTAACGACaactagtttattattattattattatcattattattattattattattatcatcactattattattattattaataataataataataatcacattatTTCAAACTCGTCTTTTGTTTAGATGTCAAAACATTGAAGATGCTATAAGCTAAGCTAACAATAGCAGGCTAATGTTTACAACGACAGCGCTAACATGTGAGTACTTTTAAAAGTCACGTATTTGGTTTTACAAACTAAATTAAATATTCAGTTCAATATTAAACTtgattctgtttcctgtttctttttttgacCAAACTGAGGCTATGATGTCATCAACGCTAACGTTAGCAGCTAACCCTCACATTTTCAACACTAACATGGTTCATTTGTTTTTTCCACAGGTTTTATTtctgtttggttgtttttgtgtctAATGGAAAATAAAACCATCAGGGTTCTAACGGGTCGGATCCACAGGTTTCAGAAACAGATGTATCTGAAGGTAAACGAAGGGTTAATGAGTCTGAGGACAAGCAGAACCATGAtccactaaaaccactaaaataaaaccccaaacacACCGACCCAGTCGTCATGGTTACAGCTGATACAGGGTGAAGGTTCAGTACCAAACAGACAGAACCTGAGTCTGGGTTCAGCTTAAGCAGTCAGAGGTTCTGGAGTCATTAAAGTTCCACAGACCGGGTCCAGGTCTAGGATTAAACCCAGATAACAGAATAAAGGATTTCACCCTGGGTCCAGTTCAaccctctggttctggttctgactcaCCTCAGTGTTTTCACTCCTGGTCCTGCTTCTGGTCCTGCTTCCGGTTCTTCTCGCTGTTCTGCAGTTTTTCCACTATCTTCCGTTCATGTCCTCCAGGGTTTGGTCGGTTTGTGTTTTCACTGGACTCCTTCTTCGTCCTGCCCTTCCTGGACGAGCcctctgcgcacacacacacacacacacacacacacacacacacacacacacacacacacagttaccaTGGGTGCTGTCAGTACCAGATCAGTACCAGGTCAGTTGGTCCCGGTCTGTCCCAGACCCACCTGTGTACTTGTCGGTCAGGTTGTAGTACTCATATTGGTCATAGTACTCCTCCTCAAAGCTGGTGGGCTTCAGGTTCTTCACGTCTACATGACTCATGGTGGTTCCACAGAAAGGTCTGGatcaggtctgctctgggttctggTCTTGCTGTGCGTGTCCTGTGGGTCTGGatcaggtctgctctgggttcggGTCTTGCTGTGCGTGTCCTGTGGTTCAGAAAAACACTCTGTGTTGTTTTTCCAGATGAGGAGGGTTTATAAGAgcagctcctccccctcctcctctgacTCCTCCCCCTGCTCCTCCTCTGATTCCTTTCTCTAAAACTTTCCAACCACTGATTCACATGTTGCATCATTtcagcaaaacaaaacatgaacagaaaaacCCTGAACCATGTGTTTATTATTGATCAGCTGTTTTAACGctcaggtgtccaggtgaacatattaaacacactttaaccctctggtgtccaggtgagtatattaaacaaaCTCAGGGACACTGAAGGGTTAATGTTGGGAGTTTTgataattttgtccatttttaaaaaatggttattattaaattgttaaagtcattttgtttcttttgtttcttttgatGATTTAAtgggtccttgtgtcctggtctggATGGGATCTGGTTTCAGAGATTTTGGGGGTCTGATGTGGACTCTGGGGGTCTAATGTGGACTCTGAGGGTTTAGTGTGGATTCTGCTGGTCTATTGTGGTCTCTAGTCTAATGTGCTGGTCTGGttctcttggtcctggtcctggtcctggtcctggtcctggtcttggtcctggtcctggtccaggtcctgacCCTTAGTCCAGACCTGGTTTTCTTATCAGCGTCTGTCGCTGTCTCACAGCCTTGACCTGATTCCAGTCGACCAATCACAGCGCTCGGCCCAGTTTCCGTCTGGTTCAGGCTGTTGTTGTTTTATCTGTGGTTCAGAGTCAACGTCGTCCACATGATGAAGAACACCAATAATCATTAATCAAATCTCATAAAAACATGATCAAACTCATTGATCACAACAGTGTTACCTACAACACACTTTTATGCTAATCTTATGTTCACAGGCTAACATGTTAGCCTGTGGTAAATATACATGGTACATATATGGTAAATATATATAAACACTAGTAGAATATTTGGTTTTTCTACTTCAGTTAAATATTCTGTTAAAATATTACAGTTGAATCaacttattctatttattttaggacaatcTTAAAACCTTTGTGTGATTTGAGttttaagctaacattagctagctaacCATCCCAGCATGATCATGGTGACAATACTAGCAAACTGATATGTTATTAATATTCATcctttataaaataataattaaaaaaaaaatactagaaacCACTTCAACAGGACACACTGATCACACACAagtatttgtgttttattcactTAATTTATAAAGTATAATTTGTTTTAATGTTCTGTATCTAAATAAGAGGCTACATGTACTTTACACcacatgctaacattagctaatgctaATCTGTTTGGCTAAACAGTTACTGTGTTtgttactgtaaataaaacaaaacatctgcTAGTTAAGTTTAAAAACATGAAGGATGTAAACAGTGGATTTGAAATAATTATGTAACAGTGAAATAATGACTTATCTCAGCCTCAGTTCATTAACATGAACAGCAGCACTAACGTGGGATGCTAATGGTTAAACAGACGCATTCAGGTGGAAAATGAGCGAGGATTATTATGATTAATAGGAAATACGATTTAATGTAATAAAGTTGAATTTAAACCAGAtcatttattcaacttttttgtAAACTTAATAAGTAAATGTTCTGAATTTCTTCATAAACTCACTGTTATTGTTACAGGATCAACATTtcagtccagttttttttttttttttccatttatttatttgttcacttttacacTCATTTATGTGACTTTTATTCTTTATAGATAATGtgaagaaaaacctgaaagtgaTTATTTTAATCCTAAAGTAAAGTTCGGTTTATGTTGTTAACGTGTATGTGGGTGAATTTGAAACGGGTTCAGTAGGTTTATTATCATAATTAGACAAACCCAAGGTCAAAGTTCACctacaggttcttaaagcaggaCTTTGTCTTTTAAAACAGGATCCATTTGACAAACAATGAAAACTCACagccatttaacccttaaagacccacacatacTTTAATGtcacttcaaaaattaatatatttaactgttattatgtgttttatccacatttattgcaataatattctctgtattttccatttttcagtgtaaatcctgtatttttcttatatttaattctctgatcatgtagatgttcattaaaactcagtgaattcaaaggttatttgatcAGAACTGAAGTAAAACAGACATTTACAGTCAAATCTAACACTGACTGAATGTCTatcaccatatttggttcttttttattcattctgtttattatgtttatctgttttggttcatttttttgcctattttctcatttttttcatccATTTCCTTCAGCTTGTggcttgtttttttcatgttacttattattttattgctttattttttattttttgttgatttagctcgaaattttattttgctttatttaatttcactgcattttttttttttttgcttattttttcatgttatttaggattttttttttttttttttttttttttttatattttatttgtttgtgttgattttatttattctttaaatctcagtgtctccatccactgtcattgatcagaaggttttactggagaatcaatgttcattttattgattttattgattactttggttgtttttgttaattttttcccctttttttgctttttccttcaaataacttcagtttgttgcttatttcattcaTGTTACTCTttcttttgttgatttattattcatttttgtacattttgttgcttctttgatttttttaacttcattttagtacattttttgcttccttttcccatatttttttttaaattattttgtatatttttcattcacttttgttcatttgactctaactaaacataaaaacaaacatctatcaccatatttggttcttttttaaaaaaattaattttattcatttttttctgtttttcttcgtTTCTTGCCTACTTTatctttttttcatacattttcttcagattgtggcttgttttgttcatgttacttattattttgttgatttagtattcatttttgtacattttgttgcttctttcatttttttaaacattattttactacattttttgcttccttttcccatattattgattattttgtagatttttcatttacttttgttcattttaatcatcagctgaacataaacccagtgtgtccatccactgtcattgatccaactccataggttttactggggaatcaatgttggagaagatgacggtgtttccacggtaactacggagcctctgaacatccaaatatggtcatatctgatgaccatgaacagatgaaaaactgtatttgacaccaatctggatgtttgggtctttaagggttaaaaacattctGAACAGACACTCAGACACTGGAAAGATGATGGGGAGGAGGCGGGGCAGTGGGTGTGGCAGTGGGCGGGGCCAGTCTAACCCCTCCCCTCCAGTGGCTGATGTAACCTCAGCCCATGTTTCTTCTCTTTCGTCTGCTTTCGTTCCGTCTTCTCTCAGACTCTGTAAATATTTGCTGAAACCTGATCCGAGCTGCTCCAGTTTGTCCTTGGGTCGGCGCCggatggactgagcatgtgcaaacaCACCCGTCTGTGGTGGGTCACGCCCTGGGTCCA
This region includes:
- the LOC115423829 gene encoding nuclear protein 1-like — its product is MSHVDVKNLKPTSFEEEYYDQYEYYNLTDKYTEGSSRKGRTKKESSENTNRPNPGGHERKIVEKLQNSEKNRKQDQKQDQE